A window of the Oryza brachyantha chromosome 5, ObraRS2, whole genome shotgun sequence genome harbors these coding sequences:
- the LOC102721367 gene encoding probable WRKY transcription factor 53, whose product MDEVLAQISEGFRLAGELMSELAATQNDPAYLAARCHAIAEAYSAAVRTLQARHGGEGGGGGYLQQQHQQQSHRPQLDLLRMCGPAPDDATAAIPFLGAPPHHNPFRAPSDAYGAGAGTSGGPVRRMSSSSSRSPPSPVQPRQGGGGRRRRESGEKVRVMVAAQRTGNTELPPDDGYTWRKYGQKDILGSRYPRSYYRCTHKNYYGCEAKKKVQRLDDDPFTYEVTYCGSHSCLTSTTPLLTLPAAAAATSVANSPAAVTTAAVLGQDLVMAPAAEQAPVRPAGPPLSTSIHLGISWPMTPASLTGVGEGSSTSTAPQVNMATAAAAAGGGVAAARDTDHYPVADLADVMFNSGGSSIMDSIFSSHDRRDN is encoded by the exons ATGGACGAGGTGCTGGCGCAGATCAGCGAGGGGTTccggctcgccggcgagctcatGTCGGAGCTCGCGGCGACCCAGAACGACCCGGCCTACCTGGCCGCGCGCTGCCACGCCATTGCCGAGGCGTACAGCGCCGCCGTGCGCACGCTGCaggcgcggcacggcggcgagggtggcggcgggggatacctgcagcagcagcatcagcagcagagCCACCGCCCGCAGCTGGACCTCCTCCGCATGTGCGGCCCGGCGCCGgacgacgccaccgccgccatcccgTTCCTCGGCGCCCCTCCGCACCACAATCCGTTCCGCGCGCCGTCCGACGCgtacggcgccggcgccggcacgtCTGGCGGGCCGGTGAGGcggatgtcgtcgtcgtcgtcgcggtcgccgccgtcgccggtccAGCCGcgccagggcggcggcggcaggaggag GAGGGAGAGCGGGGAGAAGGTGAGGGTGATGGTGGCGGCGCAGAGGACGGGCAACACGGAGCTGCCTCCCGACGACGGCTACACATGGCGAAAGTACGGCCAGAAGGACATCCTCGGCTCCAGATACCCCAG GAGCTACTACCGGTGCACTCACAAGAACTACTACGGGTGCGAGGCCAAGAAGAAAGTGCAGCGGCTGGACGACGACCCCTTCACCTACGAGGTCACCTACTGCGGCAGCCATAGCTGCCTCACCTCCACCACGCCGCTGCTCAcactccccgccgccgccgccgctacttCGGTGGCAAACTCTCCGGCCGCCGTGACCACTGCCGCCGTCCTCGGCCAGGACCTCGTCATggcgcccgccgccgagcagGCGCCGGTCCGGCCGGCGGGACCGCCGCTGTCCACGTCCATCCACCTCGGCATCAGCTGGCCGATGACGCCGGCCAGCCTCACCGGGGTGGGCGAGGGGAGCAGCACCAGCACCGCGCCGCAGGTGAACAtggccacggccgccgccgccgctggtggtGGGGTAGCAGCAGCTAGGGACACGGACCATTACCCGGTGGCGGACCTCGCCGACGTCATGTTCAActccggcggcagcagcatcaTGGACAGCATATTTTCCTCTCACGATCGACGTGACAACTAG